The Miscanthus floridulus cultivar M001 chromosome 7, ASM1932011v1, whole genome shotgun sequence genome includes a region encoding these proteins:
- the LOC136466283 gene encoding fruit protein pKIWI501-like: MDSSSDDDESEVGRGSLDHLPDVRGTTPRASASGPAFPGEGGEDASGLAIACPEAEADMPKTRALGKRAVSLMGSMVEVERATVGATQQPLWRVERALEPGEGRPVPTDTGAAQPPLPLPLSRTRDTVWKLLFPRLSQKHQAEAPALAPRKVLKVSTSSTAQWVVEAQAAIQHGVVSARANPKEPVAQGEATEAATKQAGEEAPMPHEAEARELDEAEAPSVAEATEGEAEAPRTSEAEAAEAGASRPSEAEVAEASVRVTKPVA; the protein is encoded by the exons ATGGATTCTTCGAGTGATGACGACGAGAGTGAGGTGGGGCGGGGTtctctggaccatctccctgacgtcagggggACTACGCCCAGGGCATCGGCGAGTGGCCCGGCGTTTCCAGGAgaaggaggagaggacgcctcgggGCTAGCGATCGCCTgccccgaggccgaggccgacatgcccaAGACACGGGCGTTGgggaagcgcgccgtcagcctgatgggctcgatggtggaggtggagcgagcgacaGTGGGGGCGACCCAACAGCCTCTGTGGAGGGTTGAGAGGGCATTGGAGCCCGGCGAGGGCCGGCCGGTACCAACGGACACGGGGGCCGCACAACCGCCGCTGCCACTGCCACTATCGAGGACGAGGGACACGGTATGGAAGCTATTGTTTCCCCGtttgag CCAAAAGCATCAGGCGGAAGCGCCTGCCCTGGCGCCACGtaaggtgctcaaggtgagcaccagctccaccgcccaatgggtggtagaggcgcaagccgccatacagCATGGTGTAGTGTCGGCCAGGGCCAACCCGAAGGAGCcagtcgcccaaggagaggctaccgaggcagccacgaagcaagcgggggaggaggcgcctatgCCCCACGAGGCTGAGGCCCGTGAGTTAGATGAAGCCGAGGCGCCctcagtcgctgaggccaccgagggcgaggccgaggcccctaggacctccgaggcTGAAGCGGCGGAGGCCGGGGCTTCCAGGCCTTCTGaagccgaggtggcggaggccagTGTGCGCGTGACGAAGCCGGTGGCCTAG
- the LOC136464804 gene encoding cinnamoyl-CoA reductase 1-like, whose product MEDRGSHTESHPVPNALQLNHRHLGSITMSSSCCEQQLVCVTGAGGFIGSWVVKELLQRGYRVRGTARDPADRKNAHLLALEGAKERLTLCRADVLDRDSLRAAFAGCHGVFHVASPVSNDPELVPVAVEGTRNVISAAADEGARRVVFTSSYGAVHMDPNRCPDAVLDETCWSDYDFCKRTENLYCCAKMMAEITATKEAAARGLQLAVVLPCITVGPVLQQTLNVSTHHVLRYAMGTKRSIPNAVAAYVDVRDVALAHVLAYERPAARGRYLCIGTVLHRAQLVAMLRELFPQYPVTTKCEDDDKPMVKPFKFSNQRLRDLGLEFTPLRQSLYETVVCLQQKGHLPVIKQKLRACL is encoded by the exons ATGGAGGACCGAGGCTCACACACTGAGAGTCACCCCGTTCCAAATGCCCTGCAGCTTAATCATCGGCACTTGGGCAGCATCACCATGTCGTCCAGCTGCTGTGAGCAGCAGCTGGTGTGCGTGACCGGCGCCGGCGGTTTCATCGGCTCGTGGGTGGTGAAGGAGCTGCTCCAGCGCGGCTACCGTGTCAGGGGAACTGCGAGGGACCCTG CGGACCGCAAGAACGCACACCTGCTGGCTCTGGAGGGCGCCAAGGAGCGCCTCACCCTGTGCCGCGCCGACGTCCTCGACCGCGACTCCCTCCGCGCCGCCTTCGCCGGCTGCCACGGCGTCTTCCACGTCGCCTCCCCGGTCTCCAACGACCCG GAGCTCgtgccggtggcggtggagggcACCAGGAACGTCATCAGCGCCGCGGCGGACGAGGGCGCGCGCCGCGTCGTCTTCACCTCCTCCTACGGCGCCGTCCACATGGACCCCAACCGGTGCCCCGACGCCGTCCTCGACGAGACATGCTGGAGTGATTACGACTTCTGCAAGCGAACGGAGAACCTGTACTGCTGCGCCAAAATGATGGCGGAGATCACGGCGAcgaaggaggcggcggcccggGGGCTGCAGCTGGCCGTGGTGCTGCCGTGCATTACCGTGGGCCCCGTGCTGCAGCAGACGCTCAACGTCAGCACCCACCATGTCTTGCGCTACGCCATGGGCACCAAGAGGTCCATCCCCAACGCCGTCGCCGCctacgtcgacgtccgcgacgtCGCGCTCGCGCACGTCCTCGCCTACGAGCGCCCCGCCGCGCGCGGCCGGTACCTCTGCATCGGCACCGTGCTGCACCGCGCCCAGCTCGTCGCCATGCTCAGGGAGCTCTTCCCGCAGTACCCCGTCACAACCAA GTGCGAGGACGACGACAAGCCAATGGTGAAGCCGTTCAAGTTCTCCAACCAGAGGCTCAGGGACCTGGGCTTGGAGTTCACTCCGCTGAGGCAGAGCCTGTACGAGACTGTGGTGTGCTTGCAGCAGAAGGGCCACCTGCCTGTCATCAAACAAAAACTGCGTGCGTGCTTGTAA